AGGTGGCGTCCGCCGGACGCAACGGGTCGCCGACGGGCAGCGGGAGGACACACTTGTCCGTCCGCGTCACGTAGACCTCACAGGTACCGACGAGGATGTTCTGCGTGAAGCTGGTGCCGCCCACGGTGATCGTCTTCGGTGCCGTGGGCAGCGACGCGTTGTCTCCCTCGGTGCTGTCCTCGATGCCGTTGTCGGCCGGCTCCATGCTGTCCAGGTACGGCTGAAGTTTGTTCTTGAACGGCCCGTTCTGGAGGCTCTGCCACTGCTGCAGGACCTTCTGCGCGCCGCGCCCGTCCACCAGCGCCGTCGGCTCCAGCGCCCGGACCTGCTCCAGCGCGTTGCCGGCGAGCCGGACCGCGTAGCGCTGATCACGCTGCTGAGCGACGATGACCGCACCGTTGACGAAGAACGCGCCCAACCCGGCCATGGCGACGCTGATCACAGCCATCGCCACGAGGACTTCGAGCAGCGTGAAGCCCTCGTCCCCGCGACGGTCGGACGATTCGCCGCGCATCCCACTCCTCAACTGATCCGCCGGCGCCCACGCGGGAGCCTGCCAACAAGCACCATCGGCAGTCCGGCGGCGAAGTGGAGCGGTTTTCCTACTCGATCCGCAGCGCCGCGGACGGCCCCGACCAGTGGAAACGCAGCAGTCGCCGCAACGACGGGGAAGCACCGGCGATCCGCAACTGGTGGGTTCCCGCGGCGGCCGGCCCGAGCAGGGTCCGGGCGGCTGCCGAGTCGGCGAACCGCAGCCGGCTGAGATCGAGCGTCAGCGGCACCGGCGCCGGCACGTGGTCCTCGATCAGGTGCTCCATCATCGCCCGCAGCGCCTGCCGGTTGGAGAGGTCGGCCTCGCCCGCCAGCCGCAGGCCGGGTGGCTTGCGGGTACGCACGCCGCGGAGCAGCGGTACCCGATCCGGGTCAGTGTTCCGGGTGATGGTGGCCGGATGGGTACGGGTGAGCCGGCGCAGCTCGAGCTCGCTGAACAGGCGACGGTCGTAGAGGCAGATGCCCATCGCGTACCCGTCGGCGAAGACCCGGTTGACCTGGGCCTCGTACCAGGAGAGCTGGTCGACGCCGTCCAGGCGGCGGGCCCAGGACATGTCGCCGATGCCGCGCATGCCCCGGTAACCGGCGGCCCGGGCCCGGTCCGCCTCACCCATCCAGGCGGCCAGGCTCGCCTCGGCGTCGAAGACCCCGGCCGTCAGGTACGCCGCCCCCGGCCCGGCCAGCAGCAGCTGCCCACTGTCCAGGGCCGCGCTGACATCCACGCCGTGCGAGGCGAGCACCGCGGGCAGCCGGTCGGCGCTCTGCCCGTGGTACAGGATCCGATGATGCTGACGCAGCCCGGCCCGGATGTACGCCGTCACGCTGCGGGCGCGTAGTGGCTCGTCGTCGAAGACGAGACAGGCGTGATCACCCGGGCTCAGCTGGTCCAGCGGGCTCGATGCGGCCATCGTGACCCCTCGCTGCCGAACGCCCCGTGACGAATTGGTTGGGCCCCACGGTAACGACGCCCGCGCGCCCGTACTATCGCTGAATCGGGTGCCCGGCAGGCCGCTGACGACGGAGGACAGATGACCCTCACCGACCCCCTCGAGCTGCTCGACATCGCCGGTCTGCTGAGCGACGAGGAGCGGCAGATCCAGCAGACGGTGGGCCGGTTCGTCGCCGACCGGATCCGGCCACACGTCGCCGAGTGGTTCGAGGCCGGCACCTTCCCTACCCGCGAGCTCGCCCCGGAGCTGGGCAAACTCGGCGTGCTCGGGATGCACCTGGACGGTTACGGGTGCGCCGGGACGAGCGCTGTGGCGTACGGTCTGGCCTGTCTGGAATTGGAGGCCGGCGACTCGGGCCTGCGCAGTTTCGTCTCGGTGCAGGGCTCGCTGGCGATGTTCTCCATCTGGAGGTACGGCTCCGAGGAGCAGAAGCAGGAGTGGCTGCCGCGGATGGCGGCGGGCGAGGCGATCGGCTGTTTCGGCCTGACCGAGCCGGACTTCGGCAGCGACCCGGCCAACATGCGCACCCGCGCGGTCCGCGACGGCGACGACTGGGTGCTCACCGGCACCAAGATGTGGATCACCAACGGCAGCATCGCCGACATCGCGACGGTGTGGGCGCAGACCGAGGACGGCATCCGCGGCTTCCTGGTGCCGAAAGGGACGCCGGGGTTCACCACGCGCACCATCAAGCAGAAGCTGTCGCTGCGGGCGTCGATCACCGGCGAGCTGATCCTGGACGAGGTGCGGCTGCCCGACTCGGCCCGGCTGCCCGGCGCGCGCAGCCTGGGCGCACCGCTGAGCTGTCTGAACGAGGCCCGCTTCGGGATCATCTTCGGCGCGGCCGGCGCCGCCCGGGACTGCCTGCGGACCACGATCGAGTACGCGAACACCCGGGTGCAGTTCGACCGGCCGATCGCGGCGTTCCAGCTCACCCAGGAGAAACTGGCGAACATGGCGGTGGACCTGAACACGTCCGCGCTGCTGGCCCTGCACCTGGGCCGGCTC
This window of the Actinoplanes oblitus genome carries:
- a CDS encoding MEDS domain-containing protein; its protein translation is MAASSPLDQLSPGDHACLVFDDEPLRARSVTAYIRAGLRQHHRILYHGQSADRLPAVLASHGVDVSAALDSGQLLLAGPGAAYLTAGVFDAEASLAAWMGEADRARAAGYRGMRGIGDMSWARRLDGVDQLSWYEAQVNRVFADGYAMGICLYDRRLFSELELRRLTRTHPATITRNTDPDRVPLLRGVRTRKPPGLRLAGEADLSNRQALRAMMEHLIEDHVPAPVPLTLDLSRLRFADSAAARTLLGPAAAGTHQLRIAGASPSLRRLLRFHWSGPSAALRIE
- a CDS encoding acyl-CoA dehydrogenase family protein codes for the protein MTLTDPLELLDIAGLLSDEERQIQQTVGRFVADRIRPHVAEWFEAGTFPTRELAPELGKLGVLGMHLDGYGCAGTSAVAYGLACLELEAGDSGLRSFVSVQGSLAMFSIWRYGSEEQKQEWLPRMAAGEAIGCFGLTEPDFGSDPANMRTRAVRDGDDWVLTGTKMWITNGSIADIATVWAQTEDGIRGFLVPKGTPGFTTRTIKQKLSLRASITGELILDEVRLPDSARLPGARSLGAPLSCLNEARFGIIFGAAGAARDCLRTTIEYANTRVQFDRPIAAFQLTQEKLANMAVDLNTSALLALHLGRLKDAGSIKPHQVSVGKLNNVRKALGIARECRTILGGSGITLEYSPLRHANNLESVLTYEGTSEIHTLVIGQALTGHAAYR